The Leptospira sp. WS39.C2 genome contains a region encoding:
- a CDS encoding PLP-dependent cysteine synthase family protein, with product MIEPISKGIDDFGNSLLQALNNVQGIFGKELSVAKPIKDNVIQLIGNTPLIRLNRIGSEYAGVQFYLKAEFLNPTGSAKDRTAIAMVLDAEKRGKLKKGMPIVLSGAGSSSVSFTWIGKVKGYPVTCLVPLTTSPERVQLLRSYGAEVTVTNESDPLKLMELAEEKSKKMGGYLPDELENPANPNFHFKTTGPEIWRDLQGKVGAVISAPGSGGAITGIGRYLKSQDRRVKVIIAGKQNSPFMEYGKTDNPKERERIRLPAVYDPKLIDHYFHVTKDEALHLQADLYEKEGIFAGLTTGTVITGALRFSETLSETEKNERNPFNIVILSPDKD from the coding sequence ATGATAGAGCCTATTTCCAAAGGGATTGATGACTTTGGCAACAGTTTGTTGCAAGCGCTTAATAATGTACAAGGTATCTTTGGAAAGGAACTTTCCGTTGCCAAACCAATCAAGGACAATGTCATCCAATTGATTGGGAATACACCTCTCATTCGTTTGAACCGAATTGGTTCAGAATATGCGGGGGTTCAGTTTTATTTAAAAGCAGAGTTTTTAAATCCAACTGGATCAGCAAAAGATCGGACTGCCATTGCAATGGTGTTAGATGCTGAAAAACGTGGGAAGTTAAAAAAAGGAATGCCTATCGTACTTTCTGGGGCAGGTTCTTCTTCAGTCAGTTTTACATGGATTGGGAAAGTAAAAGGGTATCCAGTTACTTGTCTTGTTCCACTCACAACTTCACCGGAACGAGTTCAACTTTTAAGAAGTTATGGAGCGGAAGTCACTGTCACCAATGAATCTGACCCATTGAAATTAATGGAACTTGCTGAAGAAAAATCCAAAAAAATGGGCGGTTATCTTCCAGATGAATTAGAAAATCCAGCAAATCCCAATTTTCATTTTAAGACTACGGGGCCAGAGATTTGGCGTGATTTACAAGGGAAGGTGGGAGCTGTGATTTCTGCTCCCGGTTCTGGTGGTGCCATCACAGGGATTGGTCGTTACTTGAAGTCACAAGACAGAAGGGTAAAAGTCATCATTGCTGGAAAACAAAACTCACCATTTATGGAATATGGAAAAACAGACAATCCAAAAGAACGAGAAAGGATTCGGTTGCCTGCTGTCTACGACCCAAAACTCATAGACCATTATTTCCATGTCACAAAAGATGAAGCCTTACACCTACAAGCGGATCTTTATGAAAAAGAAGGGATTTTTGCAGGACTCACTACGGGAACTGTGATCACTGGTGCCTTACGATTTTCGGAAACACTTTCAGAAACAGAAAAAAACGAAAGGAACCCTTTTAATATTGTAATCCTATCTCCCGATAAAGATTAG
- a CDS encoding patatin-like phospholipase family protein → MKDLEGKIHLVSSLPLFRSLSKKEKTWVAESVHIVERERDEVLFTAGDSDRSLFLILSGGIKLFLPKKGEGKREEEVQYLKKGEYFGIQALLAGEKHNHTAVTVTESRFLVLSQSEFQKLIQKIPYLSITFSKMLTKSLRGELLGGKEYFRNSVVCLVHSDPITKDKLATDLVKTIESESGKKAVILHFSQNGTTPSPLVKSYKFKDEDRIKETLGKHYASHSFIFLEVFPETDEDLKHLLLEEADHIENFLSEEFKTNLCDSITKDAKENEILYHETNIREILDHGKWDIFIRRKARELSGVEMGVALGGGAALGLAQVGIMKVMEEEGIIPDMIAGTSIGAIIGAFWASGLGYKGILPLLGEIDSLFKMFKLVDLSFPGQGLLHGKHVRTLLEKYLGDLYFEDLPIKLRLISCDISTRQEIVLSEGKVLDAVMASISIPGVFVPQPQENGKTYVDGGIVNPLPVSALTQEGIQKIIAINSMPSSKDEMKTNKLLNLNVLDIIVNSLYSLQYRIGKYSAQEADVYLNPILPNSNWFEFWRSKEFIELGETVGRSSIVEIKQLFSEKN, encoded by the coding sequence ATGAAAGATCTTGAAGGCAAAATCCATCTCGTTTCAAGTTTACCCCTCTTCCGCAGTCTTTCAAAAAAAGAAAAAACATGGGTGGCAGAATCTGTGCACATTGTGGAACGAGAAAGGGATGAAGTACTTTTCACCGCGGGAGACAGTGATCGGAGTTTGTTTCTCATTTTATCTGGTGGGATCAAACTTTTCCTTCCCAAAAAAGGAGAGGGGAAACGCGAAGAAGAAGTCCAGTATCTTAAAAAGGGTGAGTATTTTGGAATCCAAGCTTTACTCGCAGGCGAAAAACACAACCACACAGCAGTTACAGTAACGGAATCTCGATTTTTAGTCCTATCTCAAAGCGAATTCCAAAAACTCATCCAAAAAATCCCTTACCTTTCCATTACATTTTCCAAAATGTTGACAAAATCCTTACGAGGGGAACTGCTCGGAGGAAAAGAATACTTTCGAAATTCAGTCGTCTGTTTAGTCCATTCTGATCCCATTACCAAGGACAAACTTGCAACAGATCTTGTAAAAACGATAGAATCTGAATCTGGAAAAAAAGCAGTCATATTACATTTTAGTCAAAATGGAACTACACCTTCTCCTTTGGTAAAATCCTATAAATTCAAAGATGAAGATAGAATCAAAGAAACTTTAGGCAAACATTATGCGAGCCATTCCTTTATATTTTTAGAAGTATTTCCCGAAACCGATGAAGACCTAAAACATCTGTTACTCGAAGAAGCTGACCATATTGAAAACTTTTTATCCGAAGAATTTAAAACAAATCTATGTGACTCAATCACCAAAGACGCAAAGGAAAATGAAATTCTATACCATGAAACAAATATCCGAGAGATCCTAGACCATGGGAAATGGGATATTTTTATCCGAAGGAAAGCAAGAGAACTTTCTGGAGTTGAAATGGGTGTTGCCCTCGGTGGAGGGGCAGCCCTTGGTCTTGCCCAAGTGGGAATCATGAAGGTAATGGAAGAAGAAGGAATCATCCCAGATATGATTGCAGGTACAAGTATCGGAGCCATCATCGGAGCTTTTTGGGCAAGTGGGCTTGGTTACAAAGGGATCCTTCCATTACTCGGTGAAATTGATAGCCTCTTTAAAATGTTCAAACTAGTAGACTTATCCTTTCCAGGGCAAGGTTTACTCCATGGAAAACATGTTCGAACTCTCCTTGAAAAATACCTAGGAGATTTATATTTTGAAGACTTACCTATCAAACTAAGACTCATTAGTTGTGATATTTCAACCAGGCAAGAAATTGTTTTGTCAGAGGGGAAAGTTCTCGATGCGGTCATGGCAAGTATTTCCATCCCGGGAGTCTTCGTTCCCCAACCACAAGAAAATGGAAAAACCTATGTTGATGGAGGGATTGTAAATCCACTACCAGTATCCGCTCTCACGCAAGAAGGGATCCAAAAAATCATCGCCATCAATTCTATGCCAAGCTCCAAAGATGAAATGAAAACAAACAAACTTCTCAATTTAAATGTACTCGATATCATTGTGAATAGTTTGTATTCCTTACAATACCGTATTGGAAAATACAGTGCTCAGGAAGCGGATGTATATCTAAACCCTATACTCCCCAATTCTAATTGGTTTGAATTTTGGAGGAGCAAAGAATTTATTGAACTTGGTGAAACAGTTGGTAGATCCTCCATTGTAGAAATCAAACAACTGTTTAGCGAAAAAAACTAA
- the recN gene encoding DNA repair protein RecN: MITYLKIKDFALFESLELSLSDGLSVFTGESGAGKSLIFDALASLFGGRCSTANIRQGKDRYSLQAVLSLSGQNMAKDYLMEQGFRYTGDEIVITKELMKDGKARVKIGESLASTTHLRELGKTMAEIHCQNEQLFLLEKSNQLEFLDRFGNLESLKFKFKSALQQYRHWKQKLSDFEETRKTMLKRKEILEYEVEEIEAISPKEGEEESLSSEESLLANGEKLAENYRLVLEELSEKENSILKVFPSLIHAIQKVTILIPEKREMLDEWEEVYDRLKSLKSVIREEEEELFFSPERLDMVQARLQDLKKLKKKYNVSIGEINQLLDEKKSELERWKEQAGDEDFLRIKKDQCLVELKELGFQLSKLRRNAISQFEEEVQKEMVDLGLESGKLQVVLRWEENPEGEVEEGSKSYFLSESGLDQIEFYFSANQGEKPRPLRKVASGGELSRVMLALRSVLGKQAPSPQMLVLDEVDTGLGGEAAEAMATKLKKLARNSQILLITHTQQVAAAGDHQIKIEKRQEGGRTISLASVLDFEERKRELARMIGGKQVTSAVLKAATDLLMKKAG; this comes from the coding sequence ATGATTACATATTTGAAAATTAAGGATTTTGCCCTTTTTGAATCGCTTGAGTTATCCTTATCGGATGGTCTTTCTGTCTTCACTGGAGAATCTGGTGCAGGAAAATCTTTAATTTTCGATGCATTGGCATCACTCTTCGGGGGGCGATGTTCCACGGCAAACATTCGGCAAGGGAAAGATCGGTATTCATTACAAGCAGTTCTCTCACTCAGTGGGCAGAATATGGCAAAAGATTATTTAATGGAACAGGGGTTTCGTTATACGGGGGATGAAATTGTCATCACGAAAGAGCTCATGAAAGATGGTAAAGCAAGGGTAAAAATTGGCGAGAGCCTTGCTTCTACCACTCACCTAAGGGAACTCGGAAAAACGATGGCGGAGATCCATTGCCAAAACGAACAATTGTTTCTTTTAGAAAAATCCAACCAATTGGAATTTCTGGACCGATTTGGTAATTTGGAATCACTGAAATTTAAATTCAAATCAGCCTTACAACAATATAGACATTGGAAACAAAAATTATCAGACTTTGAAGAAACTCGAAAAACAATGTTAAAACGAAAAGAAATTTTGGAATATGAAGTGGAAGAAATTGAAGCTATCTCTCCAAAAGAAGGTGAAGAAGAAAGTTTGAGTTCCGAAGAAAGTTTACTCGCCAATGGAGAAAAACTAGCGGAAAACTATCGTTTGGTATTAGAGGAACTTTCCGAAAAAGAAAATTCCATCCTAAAGGTATTTCCCAGTCTCATCCATGCCATCCAAAAAGTGACCATCCTCATTCCTGAAAAAAGAGAAATGTTAGATGAATGGGAAGAAGTTTATGACCGGCTGAAATCTCTAAAATCCGTCATCCGAGAAGAGGAAGAAGAACTATTTTTTAGTCCTGAACGTTTGGATATGGTGCAAGCAAGGCTCCAAGACCTAAAGAAATTGAAAAAAAAATACAATGTCAGCATTGGCGAAATCAACCAACTTTTGGACGAGAAAAAATCCGAACTGGAACGATGGAAAGAACAAGCGGGAGACGAAGATTTTTTACGAATCAAAAAAGACCAATGCTTGGTGGAATTGAAAGAATTAGGTTTCCAACTTTCCAAATTAAGGAGGAATGCCATTTCCCAATTTGAGGAAGAAGTGCAAAAAGAGATGGTGGATTTAGGCCTTGAGTCTGGGAAACTGCAAGTAGTCCTCCGTTGGGAAGAAAATCCAGAAGGTGAGGTAGAAGAAGGATCCAAATCCTATTTCTTATCCGAATCTGGCCTTGACCAAATCGAATTCTATTTCAGTGCCAATCAGGGAGAAAAACCGAGACCATTACGCAAAGTGGCGTCTGGAGGGGAACTTTCTCGGGTGATGCTTGCCCTGCGCAGTGTGCTCGGAAAACAAGCTCCGTCACCACAAATGTTGGTCTTAGATGAAGTGGACACGGGTCTCGGTGGGGAAGCGGCGGAAGCGATGGCAACAAAACTCAAAAAACTAGCACGAAACTCACAAATCCTCCTCATCACACACACCCAACAGGTTGCAGCAGCTGGTGACCACCAAATTAAGATCGAAAAACGACAAGAAGGTGGTCGTACGATCTCGCTTGCATCTGTTCTCGACTTTGAAGAAAGGAAAAGGGAACTTGCGCGGATGATTGGGGGGAAACAAGTGACTTCGGCTGTTCTCAAAGCGGCGACCGATCTTTTGATGAAAAAAGCAGGTTAG
- a CDS encoding MotA/TolQ/ExbB proton channel family protein, giving the protein MSFPFAKSDSIISSVPPQTIPILIIFVSIVGFTIIVERMVYYWRLKSIPQDHFRKVRELAREGKWDDAKDVLTQEVQSPAAILLRMAFDLKRRGVSYWEEDIRQEGFRQIYLMERYLTGLGTIATIAPLLGVLGTVIGIVRSFAEGAGTQGAEVGISEALITTAMGLGIAIPAYIFYNFFTRMKEEKITEMENVTDLVLPHLNKR; this is encoded by the coding sequence ATGTCTTTTCCTTTCGCTAAATCAGATTCAATTATTTCCTCGGTTCCTCCGCAAACCATACCAATCTTAATCATTTTTGTTTCTATTGTTGGTTTTACCATCATTGTGGAACGAATGGTGTATTATTGGAGATTAAAGAGTATCCCTCAAGACCATTTTCGAAAAGTCAGAGAACTGGCTCGTGAAGGAAAATGGGATGATGCTAAAGATGTCCTCACTCAAGAAGTACAATCTCCAGCAGCCATTCTCCTTCGTATGGCATTCGACTTAAAACGCCGTGGTGTTTCGTATTGGGAAGAAGATATCAGGCAAGAAGGTTTTCGGCAAATTTATTTAATGGAGCGTTACCTTACAGGGCTTGGTACAATTGCAACGATTGCTCCACTTCTCGGTGTACTTGGAACCGTGATTGGTATTGTAAGATCATTTGCTGAAGGTGCTGGAACACAAGGTGCAGAAGTTGGTATTTCGGAAGCGTTGATTACAACTGCTATGGGATTGGGAATTGCGATTCCTGCTTATATTTTTTATAATTTTTTCACACGTATGAAAGAAGAGAAAATTACGGAAATGGAAAACGTAACAGATCTAGTTCTCCCTCATTTGAACAAACGTTAA
- a CDS encoding ExbD/TolR family protein, translated as MKFRKTTKSFNNIELAPLIDVISFIVIYFLMNATLEKNTALKVELPRSSSVAKEKQKDELVITVDKQGKIYLDQNPDPVQLEGLTEKINGFLGPEKDRDPKKNKVIIRGDGGASYQVVVKVIDAVNAAGVSRFNLAMVKGTSK; from the coding sequence ATGAAATTTCGTAAAACGACCAAGTCATTTAATAACATCGAATTAGCACCGCTAATCGATGTTATATCTTTTATAGTGATTTACTTTCTAATGAATGCAACATTAGAAAAAAACACTGCATTAAAAGTAGAGTTACCTAGATCGTCTAGTGTTGCAAAAGAAAAACAAAAAGATGAACTTGTCATCACTGTTGATAAACAGGGGAAAATTTATTTGGATCAAAATCCTGACCCAGTCCAATTGGAAGGGCTGACTGAAAAAATCAATGGGTTTTTGGGACCAGAAAAAGATAGAGATCCTAAAAAAAACAAAGTGATCATTCGCGGAGATGGTGGTGCGTCTTACCAAGTTGTAGTTAAAGTGATCGATGCCGTAAATGCAGCAGGTGTTAGTCGCTTTAATTTAGCAATGGTAAAAGGTACATCAAAGTAA